In Rhipicephalus microplus isolate Deutch F79 chromosome 9, USDA_Rmic, whole genome shotgun sequence, one genomic interval encodes:
- the LOC142771871 gene encoding uncharacterized protein LOC142771871, whose translation MASLQLPDYDETKDKWKPYLVRAEAYFEANSVTDPAKKRALLVSALSSKTVEVLAGRVAPRAPNELTYKEVVQSLNEYYDPKKHEITESYKFFNRSQLPGESVSAFLVAIRRIADNCNFGTSLDRMLRDRIVCGVRSVALRKQMLAKKDLTLEEAEALALSVEAAENGAESMTSEATPLLKLRASEANTVKTSPTRHAAQHCDRCGSSKHDGNSCRWIRARCYRCGRHGHLAKMCRTTASKSRVATHAVEGRALTLEEAVTEDDDKDETHIWTLLSARKSRLEPPIRRSFSWNGVQLTMEVDTGSPVCVISKNVFDKHREQWPALKPSQVKLSCYVGPLPVMGELQLCVQYRAVSVYCRLIVLNCSGPNLVWPGSDFLAPQSGGSSFAAVGTRLATLNARTRWGSSQHCRRLPRRLLQGSWPDQGASSHIAAERGSGAEIL comes from the coding sequence ATGGCCTCCCTGCAGTTGCCGGATTACGACGAAACGAAAGATAAGTGGAAGCCTTACCTCGTCAGAGCAGAAGCGTATTTCGAGGCGAACAGTGTAACGGACCCGGCTAAGAAGCGAGCACTACTAGTTTCGGCGTTGTCTAGTAAGACGGTCGAGGTGCTAGCCGGCAGAGTAGCCCCGCGTGCACCAAATGAACTGACATACAAGGAAGTCGTTCAGAGCTTGAATGAGTATTATGACCCTAAGAAGCACGAGATAACGGAAAGCTACAAGTTCTTCAATCGCTCACAACTTCCAGGCGAAAGCGTTAGCGCATTTCTCGTTGCTATTCGCCGAATAGCAGACAACTGCAATTTCGGCACGTCTCTTGACCGCATGCTTCGGGATCGCATTGTCTGCGGCGTACGCTCCGTGGCACTGAGGAAACAGATGTTGGCAAAAAAGGATTTAACGCTAGAAGAAGCCGAAGCATTGGCACTGTCTGTCGAAGCAGCTGAAAATGGTGCCGAAAGCATGACCTCAGAAGCTACGCCCTTGCTTAAGCTACGCGCGTCCGAGGCCAACACTGTTAAAACATCTCCGACTCGGCACGCGGCACAGCATTGTGATAGATGCGGAAGCAGCAAACACGACGGCAACAGCTGTCGTTGGATTAGAGCAAGGTGTTATCGCTGCGGACGTCATGGGCATCTCGCAAAGATGTGCCGCACAACCGCCAGTAAGAGCCGCGTCGCAACGCATGCAGTGGAGGGAAGAGCTTTGACTCTCGAAGAAGCCGTAACTGAAGACGACGATAAGGACGAGACACATATATGGACCTTACTTTCTGCACGAAAAAGCCGCCTCGAGCCGCCGATAAGGCGCAGTTTTTCATGGAATGGCGTACAACTTACAATGGAAGTAGATACTGGCTCGCCTGTCTGCGTAATTTCCAAAAACGTGTTTGACAAGCATCGCGAACAGTGGCCAGCGCTTAAACCTTCTCAGGTGAAGTTGTCATGCTACGTTGGACCACTCCCAGTGATGGGGGAATTGCAACTTTGTGTGCAATACAGGGCCGTCTCAGTTTACTGCCGTCTTATTGTACTGAACTGCTCGGGACCTAACCTAGTGTGGCCGGGATCTGATTTCCTTGCTCCACAGAGCGGGGGTTCCAGTTTTGCAGCCGTCGGCACAAGACTTGCTACACTCAACGCCAGAACCCGCTGGGGCAGTTCACAACATTGTCGACGACTACCACGACGTCTTCTCCAAGGATCTTGGCCTGATCAAGGGGCCTCCAGCCACATTGCAGCTGAAAGAGGGAGCGGTGCCGAAATTCTGTAA
- the LOC142771872 gene encoding zinc finger Y-chromosomal protein-like isoform X1: MEPKRTYLTMYLAALPHRLHQPRHIGSLIRKFLFRCPVCGYTARHKSATQRHHMMYTGERLFKYDYCSRAFNQLAAILHHGPPVHPGPERKMRVFKCQVCDYSAIRKRDVHRHEMVHTGERPHKCDYCSRAFSQRCNLVSHIHTHTGERPYQCHLCPWNSAWKKELMRHLEVHKHRKHAPEDAHT, translated from the exons ATGGAGCCCAAGAGGACTTATCTCACGATGT ACTTGGCTGCTCTGCCTCATCGCCTTCACCAGCCACGTCACATAGGATCTCTCATAAGAAAGTTTCTGTTCAGGTGTCCTGTGTGTGGCTACACTGCAAGGCACAAATCGGCTACACAGAGACACCATATGATGTATACGGGCGAGCGCCTATTCAAGTACGACTACTGCAGCAGAGCCTTCAATC AACTTGCTGCTATACTTCACCATGGCCCGCCAGTTCATCCGGGACCTGAGAGAAAAATGCGTGTGTTCAAGTGTCAAGTGTGTGACTACTCTgctataagaaaacgtgatgtgcATAGACAcgaaatggtacatacaggtGAGCGTCCACACAAGTGCGACTACTGCAGCAGAGCCTTCTCTCAGAGGTGCAATTTGGTCTCGCACATTCACACCCATACTGGCGAGAGACCTTACCAGTGCCACCTCTGTCCCTGGAATTCTGCATGGAAGAAAGAGCTTATGCGCCACTTGGAAGTTCACAAGCACAGAAAACATGCGCCTGAAGATGCACATACGTGA
- the LOC142771872 gene encoding uncharacterized protein LOC142771872 isoform X2: protein MEVDISWREKFCSENFYAFSRETAARLGCSASSPSPATSHRISHKKVSVQVSCVWLHCKAQIGYTETPYDVYGRAPIQVRLLQQSLQSTCCYTSPWPASSSGT, encoded by the exons ATGGAAGTAGACATATCGTGGAGAGAAAAATTCTGTTCTGAAAATTTTTACGCATTTTCCAGAGAAACCGCTGCAAG ACTTGGCTGCTCTGCCTCATCGCCTTCACCAGCCACGTCACATAGGATCTCTCATAAGAAAGTTTCTGTTCAGGTGTCCTGTGTGTGGCTACACTGCAAGGCACAAATCGGCTACACAGAGACACCATATGATGTATACGGGCGAGCGCCTATTCAAGTACGACTACTGCAGCAGAGCCTTCAATC AACTTGCTGCTATACTTCACCATGGCCCGCCAGTTCATCCGGGACCTGA